Proteins from a genomic interval of Microbacterium phyllosphaerae:
- a CDS encoding MFS transporter, which yields MVYLPTVLFALGEGAVIPLIPVIATRMGADVAFAALVASALVVGQLCGNLPAGWAVSRIGERFTMVIAGAIAIGAGIGMVFAPSLGVLAASVFLLGFCAAAFGLARHAFMTTRVPIAFRARALSLLGGSFRLGIFIGPFVAAGLLQLFGSETAAIWFFLGCLVVMVLLVLFGPDPEKTIPPTTPLRTAPLTEDSGEPVTGSIPTAGRTGIFRTMWQQRTVLGRLGLAAASLSAVRSARQVVLPLWGLSLGLDASTIALVVGISGAIDFALFYASGQVMDRFGRLWAAMPAMVLMGAAFLAMSLTHDLDAAVLWFGMFAAVLGVGNGLSSGILLTLGADVAPKTEPAAFLGSWRTLTDAGGAIAPLLVSGIVAIASLPIAAAAMGVIGLVGACGFIRWIPRFVPRTKGEPS from the coding sequence ATGGTGTACCTCCCCACCGTGCTCTTCGCGCTCGGCGAGGGCGCGGTCATCCCCTTGATCCCGGTGATCGCCACGCGCATGGGGGCCGATGTGGCGTTCGCCGCACTGGTCGCCTCCGCGCTGGTGGTCGGTCAGCTCTGCGGCAATCTGCCGGCCGGCTGGGCCGTGTCGCGCATCGGCGAGCGGTTCACCATGGTCATCGCCGGAGCGATCGCGATCGGCGCGGGTATCGGCATGGTCTTCGCTCCGTCGCTCGGCGTGCTCGCGGCATCCGTCTTCCTCCTCGGCTTCTGCGCCGCCGCGTTCGGCCTCGCGCGCCACGCCTTCATGACGACGAGGGTGCCGATCGCGTTCCGCGCCAGAGCGCTCTCGCTGCTGGGCGGCAGCTTCCGCCTCGGGATCTTCATCGGCCCGTTCGTCGCCGCGGGGCTCCTCCAGCTCTTCGGTTCGGAGACGGCGGCCATCTGGTTCTTCCTCGGCTGCCTGGTCGTCATGGTGCTGCTCGTGCTCTTCGGCCCTGATCCCGAGAAGACGATCCCGCCGACCACGCCGCTGCGCACCGCTCCCCTCACGGAGGACTCCGGCGAGCCGGTCACCGGCTCGATCCCGACTGCCGGCCGCACGGGCATCTTCCGAACGATGTGGCAGCAGCGCACCGTGCTCGGTCGCCTCGGTCTCGCGGCCGCGTCGCTCTCGGCAGTGCGTTCGGCCCGACAGGTCGTGCTGCCGCTGTGGGGCCTCTCGCTCGGTCTCGATGCATCGACGATCGCCCTCGTCGTCGGAATCTCGGGCGCGATCGACTTCGCGCTCTTCTACGCGAGCGGGCAGGTGATGGACCGCTTCGGTCGCCTCTGGGCGGCGATGCCGGCCATGGTCCTGATGGGCGCGGCGTTCCTCGCGATGTCCTTGACCCATGACCTCGATGCCGCCGTGCTGTGGTTCGGCATGTTCGCCGCGGTACTCGGAGTCGGCAACGGCCTGTCGAGCGGCATCCTGCTGACGCTGGGAGCCGATGTCGCGCCGAAGACCGAGCCGGCCGCGTTCCTCGGCTCATGGCGGACCCTGACGGATGCCGGAGGAGCCATCGCTCCCCTGCTGGTCTCGGGGATCGTCGCCATCGCTTCACTGCCGATCGCCGCGGCTGCCATGGGCGTGATCGGACTCGTCGGCGCCTGCGGGTTCATCCGCTGGATCCCGCGATTCGTTCCCCGCACGAAGGGGGAGCCGTCATGA